One Novosphingobium sp. EMRT-2 DNA segment encodes these proteins:
- a CDS encoding phage portal protein, whose product MSPDDYRRMSAERRSGNPLENPAYSLSANSEELLALLGVLDRTNQLPPVSIEAALEVPAVLCAVSFLSRTNASLPLHAYRSEDKIDGELAMLLNEAPNSEWSSFGWRQYFWQQVFTTGRGLTWIERQGTRPVALWPMDTTNTVVGRRNGRRYYRFDGKEYAAADVIDVPFMLRPNQLDVYSPIYKGRKAIALAIAMHDFAASFFAGGGVPPLALEGPMPTGADALRRAQADIKRAIDQAKAAGLPFFGMPPGHSLKSVGTDPDKGQMALARLFQIQEIGRIFGMPPVFLGDLSKGTMSNTEQQDLQLVKHLIAHWCKALEDELNLKLFGQRRRSRTVKHNLDGIQRGAFKDRIEGLARAILTGQLTPDEARALENRPKDPTGAGARLYVQQATVPLGTMPTQMVHNGGPPLDNADPPDPNDTTNPNDTTDPKDPADAGTAD is encoded by the coding sequence GTCGCCAGACGACTACCGGCGCATGTCGGCAGAGCGCCGGTCGGGCAATCCGCTGGAAAACCCGGCGTACAGCCTGAGCGCGAACAGCGAGGAGCTGCTCGCGCTGCTGGGCGTGCTCGATCGCACGAACCAGTTGCCGCCGGTGTCGATCGAGGCCGCGCTGGAAGTGCCCGCGGTGCTGTGCGCGGTAAGTTTCCTGTCCCGCACCAACGCGAGCCTGCCGCTTCACGCCTACCGATCCGAGGACAAGATCGACGGCGAACTGGCGATGCTGCTGAACGAAGCGCCGAACAGCGAATGGAGCAGCTTCGGTTGGCGCCAGTATTTCTGGCAGCAGGTGTTCACGACGGGCCGCGGGCTGACGTGGATCGAGCGCCAGGGCACGCGTCCGGTGGCGCTGTGGCCGATGGACACCACGAACACGGTTGTCGGCCGCCGCAACGGGCGCCGCTACTATCGGTTCGACGGCAAGGAATATGCGGCGGCAGACGTGATCGACGTGCCGTTCATGCTCCGCCCCAACCAGCTCGACGTCTACAGCCCGATCTACAAGGGCCGAAAGGCGATCGCGCTGGCGATCGCGATGCATGACTTCGCGGCGTCATTCTTCGCCGGCGGCGGCGTCCCGCCGCTCGCGCTGGAGGGGCCGATGCCGACCGGCGCGGATGCTTTGCGGCGCGCCCAGGCCGACATCAAACGCGCGATCGACCAGGCGAAGGCGGCTGGCTTGCCATTCTTCGGCATGCCGCCGGGCCATTCGCTCAAGTCCGTCGGCACCGATCCCGACAAGGGGCAGATGGCGCTGGCCCGCCTGTTCCAGATTCAGGAGATCGGCCGAATCTTCGGCATGCCGCCGGTATTCCTGGGCGACCTGTCCAAGGGCACGATGAGCAACACCGAGCAGCAGGACCTGCAGCTGGTGAAGCACCTGATCGCCCACTGGTGCAAGGCGCTGGAAGACGAACTGAACCTGAAGCTGTTCGGCCAGCGCCGGCGCTCGCGCACCGTCAAGCACAACCTGGACGGGATCCAGCGCGGCGCCTTCAAGGACAGGATCGAGGGCCTCGCCCGCGCGATCCTGACGGGCCAGCTGACGCCCGACGAGGCACGCGCGCTGGAGAACCGCCCGAAAGACCCGACGGGCGCCGGCGCCAGGCTGTACGTCCAGCAGGCCACGGTGCCGCTCGGCACGATGCCGACACAGATGGTCCACAACGGCGGGCCGCCGCTGGACAACGCGGATCCGCCCGATCCCAACGACACCACCAACCCCAACGACACAACCGACCCGAAGGACCCTGCCGATGCCGGCACCGCAGACTAA
- a CDS encoding HK97 family phage prohead protease: MPAPQTKPGADERETRAFTSKLECRAADNGAQTARGYAARFNSRTTIGNWFTEEIAPGAFAKSLRENDVVALHSHDIGRVMGRTGAGTLTLREDEQGLYFENELPGTMDGKDLAIQIDRGDIPGMSFGFCTRKCEWDETVDPPHRTILEAELYEITYTALPAYPDTTVGLRSLEHARAERREHNKAGAMNRIAQRRARQAQIERRI; encoded by the coding sequence ATGCCGGCACCGCAGACTAAACCAGGCGCCGACGAGCGCGAGACGCGCGCCTTTACCAGCAAGCTGGAATGCCGCGCGGCCGACAACGGCGCGCAGACGGCGCGGGGCTATGCCGCCCGCTTCAATTCGCGCACGACGATCGGCAACTGGTTTACGGAGGAAATCGCTCCGGGCGCCTTCGCGAAGTCACTGCGCGAGAATGATGTCGTCGCGCTGCACAGCCACGACATCGGCCGCGTGATGGGGCGCACCGGCGCCGGCACCCTGACGCTCCGCGAGGACGAGCAGGGCCTGTACTTCGAGAACGAGCTGCCCGGGACGATGGACGGCAAGGATCTGGCGATCCAGATTGATCGCGGCGACATCCCGGGCATGTCGTTCGGCTTCTGCACGCGCAAATGCGAGTGGGACGAAACGGTCGATCCGCCCCACCGGACGATCCTGGAAGCCGAGCTCTACGAGATCACCTATACCGCGCTGCCCGCGTACCCTGATACCACGGTCGGCCTGCGATCGCTGGAACACGCCCGCGCCGAGCGGCGCGAGCATAACAAGGCCGGTGCCATGAACCGCATCGCGCAGCGGCGCGCACGGCAAGCGCAGATCGAACGCCGCATCTGA
- a CDS encoding phage major capsid protein: MASLTELHEKRGKLVTQARDALEEITKNTDEARTKELEERHDKIMTEFDALEKSIAREERQAEIERQDQERRERQRPNGDDIETRAAGDHDGGDKPGKSAKEQRQAEYRDAFDAFLRSGADVGALTNEQRTILRAGHDPEVRVQVAGTAASGGYTVPVELAREIVKTMKDWGPMYDGNIVREIVTGSGNEFDIPTNDDTSGSASALAEGADLTDDNSGDLTFAQKRLDAYVDATPWVKISFELMQDSVFDLESFLAEALGERLGRRTNARLTTGTGASQPNGIVTASALGKTAAATGAIAADELLDLQHSVRAPYRRSPKCRWMFADTTLLALRKLKDGQGNYLWQMGDVRISAPSMLLDKPYSINDDVPAIATGNRAVIFGDFSRYWVRKVGSPLIGTVRERFWPKIGMAGLVRYDGELVDADAVKHLKLA; the protein is encoded by the coding sequence ATGGCAAGTCTGACCGAACTGCACGAAAAGCGGGGCAAGCTGGTTACCCAGGCCCGCGACGCGCTCGAAGAGATCACCAAGAACACCGACGAAGCGCGCACCAAGGAGCTCGAAGAGCGCCATGACAAGATCATGACCGAATTCGATGCCCTCGAAAAGTCCATCGCGCGCGAGGAGCGCCAGGCCGAGATCGAGCGTCAGGACCAGGAGCGCCGCGAACGCCAGCGTCCGAACGGCGATGACATCGAGACCCGCGCCGCCGGCGACCACGATGGCGGCGACAAGCCCGGCAAGAGCGCGAAGGAACAGCGCCAGGCCGAATACCGCGACGCCTTCGACGCGTTTCTGCGTTCCGGCGCCGATGTCGGCGCGCTGACCAACGAGCAGCGCACGATCCTGCGCGCCGGCCACGATCCGGAAGTGCGCGTGCAGGTGGCGGGCACGGCGGCATCGGGTGGCTATACCGTTCCGGTCGAGCTGGCGCGCGAGATCGTCAAGACGATGAAGGACTGGGGTCCGATGTACGATGGAAACATCGTGCGCGAGATCGTGACCGGATCGGGCAACGAGTTCGACATCCCGACGAACGACGACACCAGCGGTTCCGCTTCTGCGCTGGCCGAGGGCGCGGACCTGACCGACGACAACAGCGGCGACCTGACGTTCGCACAGAAGCGCCTCGACGCTTATGTCGATGCCACCCCGTGGGTGAAGATCAGCTTCGAGCTGATGCAGGACTCGGTGTTCGATCTCGAATCGTTCCTGGCCGAAGCCCTGGGCGAACGCCTGGGCCGTCGCACCAACGCCCGCCTGACCACCGGCACGGGCGCCAGCCAGCCCAACGGCATCGTTACCGCATCGGCGCTTGGCAAGACGGCCGCCGCCACCGGCGCGATCGCCGCGGACGAGCTGCTCGACCTGCAGCACTCGGTGCGCGCGCCGTACCGCCGCAGCCCGAAGTGCCGCTGGATGTTCGCCGACACCACCCTGCTTGCGCTGCGCAAGCTGAAGGACGGCCAGGGCAACTACCTGTGGCAGATGGGCGACGTGCGCATCAGCGCGCCGTCCATGCTGCTCGACAAGCCCTACAGCATCAACGACGACGTGCCGGCGATCGCCACGGGCAACCGCGCCGTGATCTTCGGCGACTTCAGCCGGTACTGGGTGCGCAAGGTGGGTTCGCCGCTGATCGGCACCGTCCGCGAACGCTTCTGGCCGAAGATCGGCATGGCCGGCCTCGTCCGTTACGACGGCGAGCTGGTCGACGCCGACGCTGTCAAGCACCTCAAGCTGGCCTGA
- a CDS encoding head-tail adaptor protein, with the protein MTAGAPRPTARYRERLAIQQRNLVDNGRGGRKRPDGDDRDWIDVAGNVAAEVLPLRGDEALQNAVIRAVQIYRVTIRARSGLTPDLRLFWRGQAMNIKTIAWSDDRREIVMTCATGEAAA; encoded by the coding sequence ATGACGGCAGGCGCACCGCGGCCGACCGCGCGATACCGCGAGCGGCTGGCGATCCAGCAACGCAACCTGGTCGACAACGGCCGGGGCGGGCGCAAGCGCCCCGACGGCGACGATCGCGACTGGATCGATGTCGCCGGCAATGTCGCGGCTGAGGTGCTGCCTCTTCGCGGCGACGAGGCGCTGCAAAACGCCGTGATACGCGCGGTGCAGATCTACCGCGTGACGATCCGGGCGCGCAGCGGCCTGACGCCGGATCTGCGCCTGTTCTGGCGCGGCCAGGCGATGAACATAAAGACCATCGCCTGGAGCGACGATCGGCGCGAGATCGTGATGACCTGCGCGACGGGCGAGGCGGCAGCCTGA
- a CDS encoding HK97 gp10 family phage protein, with amino-acid sequence MARGFRGIGKVRRMMRDLPENFRRQMVSVLNSGGRALQSSMRAKAPRRTGATREGITYKVSERTMKLRVGLLGTRAGRSKLFYARIQDLGRKAQVAKRRYVVAVPRNGYRRYAGKRTRDLGRKYHPVNVRAMAGKHFVTGSFPVLRQYIGTAVRGIWSRALRSIASGGND; translated from the coding sequence ATGGCGCGGGGCTTTCGTGGCATTGGCAAGGTGCGCCGCATGATGCGTGATCTGCCGGAGAACTTCCGCCGGCAGATGGTTTCGGTCCTGAACAGCGGCGGCCGCGCCCTGCAATCGTCGATGCGGGCCAAGGCGCCACGGCGCACGGGCGCCACGCGCGAGGGCATTACCTACAAGGTCTCGGAGCGGACCATGAAGCTGCGCGTCGGCCTGCTGGGAACACGCGCCGGACGGTCGAAGCTGTTCTATGCGCGGATCCAGGACCTGGGCCGGAAGGCGCAGGTGGCCAAGCGGCGCTACGTCGTGGCTGTTCCGCGCAATGGCTATCGCCGTTACGCGGGCAAGCGGACGCGGGACCTGGGGCGGAAATACCACCCGGTCAACGTGCGGGCGATGGCCGGCAAGCACTTCGTGACCGGCAGCTTCCCGGTGCTGCGCCAATACATTGGCACCGCCGTGCGCGGCATCTGGTCCCGCGCGCTGCGATCGATCGCGAGTGGCGGCAATGACTGA
- a CDS encoding DUF3168 domain-containing protein, which translates to MTDAKSITELVAFQQLDAAVTGATVYQDAPEGAMLPIVVVGDMKSTPIGGKGDRDRRISLLIQAEVSAEERAPLLALQKQIEDTLDGLTIEQDGWTLAFTFEDDDAQLGEDGGTYIGTSAFAVLALQD; encoded by the coding sequence ATGACTGACGCCAAGTCCATAACCGAGCTGGTCGCGTTCCAGCAGCTGGACGCTGCGGTCACCGGCGCGACCGTTTATCAGGATGCGCCGGAGGGCGCGATGCTGCCGATCGTGGTGGTCGGCGATATGAAAAGCACGCCGATCGGCGGGAAGGGCGATCGCGATCGCCGCATCTCGCTGCTGATCCAGGCCGAGGTGAGCGCGGAAGAGCGCGCGCCGTTGCTGGCGCTGCAGAAACAGATCGAGGACACGCTGGACGGCCTGACGATCGAACAGGATGGCTGGACGCTGGCGTTTACGTTCGAGGATGACGACGCGCAGCTGGGCGAGGACGGCGGCACCTACATCGGCACGTCCGCCTTCGCGGTCCTTGCCCTGCAAGACTGA
- a CDS encoding phage tail tube protein, which yields MAKKLGNDYRLWIESATPGTYNEIKGQTSMKVSRKAGEIDTSTKDDYPYGTQAPGLKTLTIDVELYPNLPDANGYTLFETAAQGSSPKKFQIRKGGSAGAAGDVVFEASMYIGSFDTDYGKNDVVKCNSQLSLAAAPTTDALA from the coding sequence ATGGCCAAGAAGCTTGGCAACGACTACCGCCTGTGGATCGAAAGTGCCACGCCCGGGACCTATAACGAGATCAAGGGCCAGACCTCGATGAAGGTCAGCCGCAAGGCCGGCGAAATCGATACGTCGACGAAGGACGACTATCCCTATGGCACCCAGGCGCCGGGCCTCAAGACGCTGACGATCGACGTCGAGCTCTATCCGAACCTGCCCGACGCCAACGGCTACACGCTGTTCGAAACCGCCGCCCAGGGCAGCAGCCCGAAGAAATTTCAGATCCGCAAGGGCGGGTCGGCCGGCGCAGCGGGCGACGTGGTGTTCGAGGCATCGATGTACATCGGCAGCTTCGACACCGACTACGGCAAGAACGACGTGGTGAAGTGCAATTCGCAGCTCTCGCTGGCCGCCGCACCGACCACGGACGCGCTGGCGTAA
- a CDS encoding GTA-gp10 family protein, giving the protein MAEAENTARPASEERGEVSLVLDGATMALRPSYEAIFAFEASTDKGLLELARAALEGKMRLADLSQVVTECIRAWGRATQQPSIAASNAVRIGQLIVEAEGGMARVLGIVSGMLSMAVTGNFTASGEVKAGTTTTSEVPAES; this is encoded by the coding sequence ATGGCCGAAGCGGAAAACACCGCCCGCCCCGCCAGCGAAGAGCGGGGTGAAGTCTCGCTCGTGCTCGATGGTGCCACGATGGCGCTGCGCCCTTCGTATGAGGCGATCTTCGCCTTCGAGGCTTCGACAGACAAGGGGCTGCTAGAGCTCGCCCGCGCCGCTCTCGAGGGCAAGATGCGCCTTGCCGACCTGTCGCAGGTGGTCACCGAATGCATCCGTGCATGGGGCCGCGCAACCCAGCAGCCCAGCATCGCCGCCTCGAACGCCGTCCGAATCGGGCAGCTGATCGTCGAGGCCGAAGGCGGCATGGCCCGTGTGCTGGGGATCGTGTCGGGCATGCTCAGCATGGCCGTGACGGGGAACTTCACTGCCTCGGGGGAAGTGAAGGCGGGGACGACGACGACGAGCGAAGTCCCCGCCGAAAGCTGA
- a CDS encoding phage tail assembly chaperone, producing MGWQPDQFWRATPHEFWTAVEGYERLNRAAQP from the coding sequence TTGGGGTGGCAGCCAGACCAGTTCTGGCGCGCCACCCCGCATGAATTCTGGACCGCTGTCGAAGGGTACGAGCGCCTCAACCGCGCCGCGCAACCCTGA